In one window of Solanum pennellii chromosome 2, SPENNV200 DNA:
- the LOC107011542 gene encoding formin-2, with protein sequence MMNIRISWVWIVVLFLGFTFHNLSTSQAENTRHRHHSTAVIEGTVFCDTCFQQHFSGASHFISGATVAVECADSVRRSSFYKEVKTNEHGKFSVDLPISVSKHVKKIKGCSVKLIKSSEPYCAVASTATSSSLHLKSRTPGTHIFSAGFFTFKPLNQPDLCSQKPSIQKSKKKLTDPQKSAISNPNDPTFYPPIQDPPAPGTLLPPLPRLPPLPLLPPLPDLPGLPISPVPKDFSKYYSQSETAAKPNFFNPIGGLPLPPNPLLPPPSILPPNPFLPPPSIIPPIIPSPPPSIFPPLFPSPPTSIFPPLIPSPPRSPPSLFPPLIPPFIPGLTPSPPPPPPSLFPPIIPGFPGVPPASTSSSLQKKNPSP encoded by the exons ATGATGAATATCAGAATATCTTGGGTTTGGATTGTAGTCCTCTTTCTTGGTTTCACATTCCATAACCTTTCGACTTCACAGGCAGAGAATACTAGGCATAGGCATCACTCAACCGCAGTTATTGAGGGAACTGTTTTCTGTGATACCTGCTTCCAGCAACACTTCTCAGGGGCTAGTCACTTCATTTCAG GTGCTACTGTCGCTGTAGAATGTGCAGACTCGGTCAGAAGATCAAGTTTTTACAAGGAGGTGAAAACCAATGAGCATGGGAAATTCAGTGTAGACCTTCCTATTTCCGTAAGTAAACATGTCAAGAAAATCAAGGGATGTTCTGTGAAGCTGATCAAGAGCAGCGAGCCATATTGTGCTGTGGCGTCGACAGCAACTTCATCTTCCCTTCATCTCAAGTCGAGAACACCAGGGACTCACATCTTCTCTGCTGGTTTCTTCACTTTCAAGCCTCTCAACCAGCCAGATCTCTGTAGCCAAAAGCCAAGCATCCAAaagtcaaaaaagaaattaacagATCCTCAAAAGTCTGCTATTTCAAATCCCAATGATCCTACATTTTACCCACCAATTCAAGATCCACCAGCGCCAGGTACTTTACTTCCACCTCTTCCTAGGCTACCTCCTTTACCATTGCTCCCTCCTTTGCCAGATCTTCCAGGACTTCCAATATCACCAGTGCCTAAAGACTTTAGCAAATACTACTCTCAATCAGAAACTGCAGCTAAGCCAAATTTTTTCAATCCAATAGGAGGACTTCCCTTGCCTCCAAATCCACTTCTTCCACCACCTTCAATCCTTCCTCCAAACCCATTTCTACCTCCACCTTCTATTATTCCTCCTATCATCCCGTCTCCTCCTCCTTCCATATTTCCTCCCTTATTCCCTTCTCCTCCAACTTCAATATTTCCTCCATTAATTCCTTCACCTCCACGTTCTCCACCTTCATTATTCCCTCCGCTTATCCCACCGTTCATACCTGGTTTAACTCCATCTCCCCCACCACCGCCCCCTTCACTCTTCCCACCGATCATACCTGGTTTTCCTGGTGTTCCTCCAGCTTCCACTTCTTCATCTCTACAAAAGAAGAACCCCTCTCCTTAG
- the LOC107009256 gene encoding uncharacterized protein LOC107009256, with amino-acid sequence MLPLNLRKFLISPRFLHRLMATNCGKKFIRIDISSDTVCPWCFVGKKNLDKAIALTSDQYDFEIKWHPFLLNPSAPKEGINKKDYYRNKFGSRSEQMMSRMSEVFKGLGMEYNMSGLTGSSLDSHRLLYFAGQQGLDKQNNLAEELFLGYFTQGRYIGDREFLIEAARKVGVEGAADFLEDPNNGLKEVNEELQQHSSNISGVPHFVLNGKYQLSGGQPPESFIQAFQAASNVTA; translated from the exons ATGCTTCCATTGAATCTCCGAAAATTCCTAATTTCTCCGAG GTTCCTGCATCGATTAATGGCCACCAACTGTGGAAAGAAGTTTATCCGAATTGATATCAGTTCGGATACTGTGTGCCCCTGGTGCTTTGTGGGGAAAAAGAACCTTGATAAAGCTATAGCGTTAACCAGTGATCAGTATGATTTTGAG atTAAGTGGCATCCATTTCTTCTCAACCCTTCTGCACCTAAAGAAGGGATTAACAAGAAAGATTACTACAGAAATAAGTTTGGATCTCGCTCTGAACAAATGATGTCAAGAATGTCGGAG GTTTTTAAGGGCCTTGGGATGGAATACAACATGTCAGGACTTAC GGGAAGTAGTCTGGACAGCCACAGGCTACTATATTTCGCAGGACAGCAGGGGCTTGACAAGCAAAATAATCTTGCTGAGGAGCTTTTTCTCGGCTATTTCACACAGGGAAGGTATATAGGTGACAG AGAATTTCTTATTGAAGCTGCAAGAAAGGTTGGTGTGGAAGGAGCAGCTGACTTCCTTGAAGATCCCAATAATGGGCTAAAGGAG GTGAATGAAGAGCTTCAGCAACACTCATCAAATATATCAGGCGTCCCACATTTTGTG CTAAATGGCAAGTACCAGTTGAGCGGTGGCCAACCTCCAGAGAGTTTCATCCAAGCTTTTCAAGCTGCTTCAAATGTCACAGCATAG
- the LOC107008656 gene encoding E3 ubiquitin-protein ligase At3g02290-like yields the protein MGAVCCCLRDECEDFANPNSSIYRNCLCLRCFVQNFLHMYASLFHRGEQHAIASSTQGTTSLSSSASLDNSLSDMYRSPPRPLPYDADPRYFRLQRDGLVSRREKGSSHSHEETEPLRRSDIDDDSESLGTGNKWKESVCEEGSKEYNSKSLKFSTAKTTTEFTQICYSSEDEDVCPTCLEEYTEENPKIMTKCSHHFHLGCIYEWMERSDNCPVCGKVMLFNESP from the exons ATGGGTGCAGTTTGTTGCTGCTTGCGAGATGAATGCGAAGATTTTGCCAATCCAAACAGCTCAATATATAGGAACTGCTTATGCCTTCGATGTTTCGTTCAAAACTTCTTGCACATG TATGCATCATTGTTTCATAGAGGAGAACAACATGCCATTGCTTCATCCACTCAAGGTACAACATCTTTGAGCTCCTCAGCATCCCTTGATAACTCACTATCTGATATGTACCGCTCTCCTCCAAGACCACTTCCTTACGATGCTGATCCAAGATACTTCCGCTTGCAACGTGATGGGCTAGTCTCAAGAAGGGAGAAAGGCTCAAGTCACTCACATGAGGAAACTGAACCACTACGAAGAAGTGATATTGATGACGATTCTGAATCTTTGGGTACGGGCAATAAATGGAAGGAGTCTGTATGTGAAGAAGGATCAAAAGAATATAATTCCAAGTCATTGAAATTCTCTACAGCTAAAACAACTACTGAGTTTACTCAAATTTGTTATTCTTCAGAAGATGAAGATGTCTGCCCGACATGTCTTGAAG AATATACTGAAGAAAACCcaaaaataatgacaaaatgCTCTCACCACTTCCACTTGGGTTGCATATATGAGTGGATGGAGAGAAGTGACAACTGTCCAGTATGCGGCAAG GTAATGCTATTCAACGAGTCGCCATGA